The following is a genomic window from Dehalogenimonas sp. 4OHTPN.
ATAACAAGCCACACATTGTAATTGTGTGGCTTGTTTTACTGTCAACGAAGTTAACCAGAGGATCAACTCTCCAGAGCCTTCGAATTCTATTGTGAACCGCGGCGTTTAAATATGAAAAATAGAATTCCTATAATCACTAGAATGATGATGATTTCAACCGGCCCGATGCGCACTACTATTACCTCGCTGACTTAATGATTTTTTAATTATATAACAAACACCCTCTACCGTATAGCAGAGGGTGTCTTTTAATAGCCGAATTTCTAACCCTGTGAATTTTTCGCCAATGTTGAAAATGCTTCAGGATTGTTCACAGCCAGGTCAGCTAAGGCCTTTCTATTAAGAGCGATGCCGGATTTCTGCAATCCCTCAATAAACCTGCCATATGTTAGGCCGTTAATACGTGCGGCGGCGTTGATGCGCGCAATCCACAGCTTTCGGAAATCGCCTTTCCTGTCGCGGCGGTGAGCGAAAGCATAGGCTAGCGCGTGCGTCGCACTCTCATGAGCCCGTTTCCAAATATGATTACGCTGGCCCCGATGACCTTTGGTTAATGCCAGGATATTCTTATGTCTTTTGTGGGTTGAGACTCCACCTTTAATTCTAGCCATCTGATGTTATCCTTTGATATTTTTTTACGATGACCCGTAGGGGATCAAACGCCCCAGACGTTGAACATCGACTTTGGCAACCGGAATCATTTCGTCGAATTGACGTCGAGCTCTCTTTGACTTGTTGCGGCGCAGATGACTTTTTAAGCCCTTCATCCGCATCATTTTTCCGGTGCCAGTGATCTTAAACCGGTTTTGTGCGCCTTTATGCGTTTTTAGTTTCGGCATCTTCTAATGAACCTTCTTTATTTTTGTTACCTTTATTGGTCGCTTTTGGCAGCAACATCAGGTGGATTCGCGATCCCAGGAGTGTCGGTTGTCCTTCAACAGTTGAAATGTCGGTTAAATCTTCAGCAGCGCGTTTCAGGATTTTAATACCCAGTTCTGAGTGCGTGATTTCACGTCCCCGAAACATAATGGTTAGTTTTACTTTATCGCCGTCCTCGAGTTGTTTCCTAACACTTCGAACTTTTGCTTCGTAATCATGCTCCCCAATTTTGGGTCGTATCCTGACTTCTTTTAATAGTGAAAGCTTCTGACCCTTTTTGGCTTCACGTTCTTTTTTTGTCTGTTCATAACGGTATTTGCCATAATCCATCAACCGGCAAACGGGAGGTATTGATGTAGGCGCAACTTCCACGAGATCAATATTCGCCCTGCGCGCCAGATCTTTTGCCTGGGCGACTGTCATCACCCCGAGTTGTTCTCCACTCTCCCCGACCACCCTGACTTCTCTTCCAAGTATCTTTTCGTTGATTCGAAGTTCCTTAATTATATGCCGGCTACCTCCCGTAAGAATAAAGCAGAGGTAAATATATCACAGGATCAGTGTTTCATTCAAGTTGTATCAAATTAGGAAAAACCAGGAATACGAATCCACCTTGTTTCACTTTACTACTTCTTTGCGCTAAAATACCCACTCGGAGAGGTGTCCGAGTGGCTTATGGTGTCGCTCTCGAAAAGCGATCTCCGTTCATCCGGAGCGTGGGTTCGAATCCCACCCTCTCCGCCAGAAAAACTAGTTACTTTTTCTTAGTTAACGCTCTGGCTTAACTACTGGTTCGTTAGTACACTCTTGCCTCCAAGGCCATGAATCGTTATCCTATAGCGGAAGGAGTCCGTTACCCCTCAGGTTTTCAAAGATTGTAAGTTAACATACTGGACAATTGTTTCCAAACTTCGAGTTAATGTATAATGTATTAATACTTTCGTCCTAGTACCGGTATCCCGGAGGCTGACAATCTATGCTCGCTCAATTCGGCTACATCGGGCTCTTTCTCATCATCGGCTGCGCCTTCATCATGGTCACTCTTGGCATTCCGGCGGTGCTTTCTCGGCTGACGTGGATCGTCCCCAGGAAACCCACAAAGGTCAAGTTGGAGACCTACGAATGCGGCATGCAGACCACCGGCCGAAGTTGGGTGCAGTTCAACTTCCGCTACTATATCTACGCCCTGATGCTCATTGTTATGGACGTCCTGGCCGTTTTTCTATACCCTTGGGCAGCGAGCTTGGGCGACCTGGGGGCGACTGGCTTTTTCGTCATCGCTTTCTTCCTGGTCATTGTCACTGTCGGCTATCTCTACGCTTGGAAAAAGCGAGCTCTGGAATGGCAATAGAAAATCCGGGCCAGCCGGTCTACTCCGACATCGAGCTTGACGCCCGCGAGGGCGCCATCGTCGAGAGTTTCTTCGCCGAGCACCAGACCGCCATCCCCGATCCGGCCGACTGGATTGGAGCGCCGCCGCTCCCAGACAACATCCTGTTAACCACCGTCGACAAGGTCATCAACTGGTCTCGCCATTACTCGCTGTGGCCGGTGACTTTTGGCCTGGCTTGCTGCGCTATTGAGATGATGTGCACCGCCGCCTCACGCTTCGACATCGCCCGCTTCGGCATGGAAGTCTTCCGGGCCTCACCGCGCCAGGCTGACCTGATGATCATCGCCGGTACGCTGACCTGGAAGATGGCACCGTGGCTGAAGCGCATCTATGACCAGATGCCGGAACCGAAGTGGGTGCTGGCCATGGGAGCCTGCGGCACCTCTGGCGGCATCTTCAAAGGTTCCTATTCCGTGGTGCCCGGGTTCAACAAGGTAGTGCCCATCGACGTCTACGTTCCGGGCTGCCCGCCACGGCCTGAGGCATTGCTCCAAGCCATCATGGAGATCCATAACAAGATCGAGAAGATGAGCCCCACCAGAAAGGCGTCCGGCGTTTGATGAAAGACCTTGGCTTCATCGAGATCGCCATCCGCATCCGTGAGCGATTCGGCGACGGTATTGCGGCGGCTGATGATAAACGGCTCATCATCGAGCCGCCTCGCCTTGCTGAGATTGCCGCATTTCTGCGCGACGACCCGGAACTGAACTTGGATTATCTAAGTTCTGTTACCGCCATCGACCACAAGACCGATTTCACCCTGATCTACCGCCTTTATTCGTTAAGTCAGAACCATCGGCTTACCATGAGGGTGCCGGTAGCCGACAGGGTCAGTCCTGCAGTGCCATCGGTCACCCCGATCTGGCGCGGCGCCGACCTCCAGGAGCGGGAGGTCTTCGATTTATTCGGCATCGAATTTTCCGGCCACCCCAACCTCAAGCGGCTGTTTCTTTGGGAAGGATTCCCAGGTTACCCGCTGCGAAAGGACTGGGTCAGCCGTGGTCCTTAAGACAGAACATTATGTCATCAACGTCGGGCCGCAGCACCCGTCCACCCACGGCGTCTTCCGGCTGCGCTTGACCCTCGACGGCGAGGTCATCGTCGATGTCGAGCCCATCTTCGGCTACCTCCACCGCGGCATGGAGAAGATCGCCGAGGGACGCAACTACACCAAGAACATCCCGCTGACCGACCGGCTGGACTACCTGTCCTCAATGATCAACAACCAGGCCTATTGCATGGCCGTCGAGAATCTCCTCAACATCACCGTGCCGGAGCGGGCGCAGTATATCCGGGTCATCATGGCCGAACTGCAGCGCATGGCCTCCCATCTGGCCGGCATCGGCTTCTTCATGAACGACATCGGGGCCTTCTCGACGCCGCTGCTCTACATGTTCCGAGAGCGCGAGAAGATCGTCGAGCTTTTCGACATGACCTGCGGCCAGCGGCTGAACTACAACTACATGCGCTTCGGCGGCGTCTCCATGGACCTGCCTGATGAATTCCTGCCGGCCTTGAACAAGCTCCTCGCCGGTATGCCCGGCTTCATCGAGGAGTACGACAAGCTTATCTCCACCAACGAGATCGTCCTGGTGCGGGCTAAGGGCGTCGGCATCCTGCCCAAGGAACTGGCTATCAACGCCTCGGCGGCCGGGCCGGTGCTCCGGGGCTCAGACGTCAAGTGGGACCTGCGCAAGAACCAGCCATATTCCATCTACGACCGTTTCGAGTTCGATATCCCCACCGGCGAGATCGGTGACACATACGACCGTTACGCGGTTCGCCTTGAGGAGATACGCCAGAGTACTCGCATCCTGAAGCAGGCGGTCAAGCAACTGCCTGCTGGCGAGACCATGGCCAAGGTGTCGAAACTCATCCGGCCGCCAGCCGGCGAGACCTACGCCGCCGTCGAGGGGCCCAAGGGTGAACTCGGCTTCTTCGTCGTTGCCGACGGCACGGAGAACCCCTACCGCTGGCATGTCCGGGCGCCCAGCCTGATCAACCTGACAGTGCTCAAAGAGATGCTGCTCGGCTGGAAAGTGGCCGACCTGATGGCCATCTTCGGTTCCATCGACATCGTCATGGGTGAGGTGGACCGCTGATGGACTGGCTGCACTTCGGTGTCTTCACCCTCATCATCTTCGTCTTCGTCATCACCGGCGTCCTCTTCTTCATCTGGTACGAGAGGCGCGGCCTGGGGCGCCTCCAGCTCCGCCCCGGCCCCAACCGCGCCGGGCCGTTCGGCTTGCTGCAGCCGCTGGCCGACGCCGTCAAGGTTCTCCTCAAGGAGGACATCGTGCCGGCACTGGCCGACAAGCCGGTGCACTTCCTGGCACCAATGGTGGCTTTCGTGCCGGCGCTGGCCGTCTTCGCCGTCGTCCCCTTCGGCGACGGCGCCATGCTGGCTGACCTCAATATCGGTATCCTCTACATCATGGCCGTGAGTTCGGTAGTGGTCATCGGCATCTTCATGGCCGGCTGGTCGTCATCCAACAAATACTCGCTCCTGGGGGCCATGCGCACCATCGCCCAAGAGGTCAGCTACGAGATCCCACTGGTGCTGTCCATCCTTGGCGCCGTCATGCTGGCCGGCTCGCTATCGCTTAATGACATCGTCAAGGCGCAGAATGTGCCCTTCGCGCTGCTGCAGCCGCTGGGCTTTCTCATCTACATGACCGCGGCCATGGCCGAGATCAACCGCACCCCATTTGATCTATTGGAAGCCGATTCTGAGATTATCGCCGGCTTTCAAACGGAATATTCAGGCATGAAGTTCGGCCTGTTCTACCTGACCGAGTACGCCGAGACGCTATCGGTCTCGGTCATCGCCAGCACCCTGTTCCTGGGCGGCTGGGCCGGGCCGGTGCTCCCCGGCATCCTGTGGCTGGTCATCAAGGTGGTCGCCGTCTTTTCCTTCATCATGTGGGTGCGCGCCACCTTCCCGCGCTTGCGGATCGACCAGGTGATGGCCTTCTGCTGGAAGTTCTTGCTGCCGCTGGCCATCCTGAACCTGCTCCTGACCGCCGGGCTGGTGCTTACCGGCCTCAACGACCAGCTATGGCTGGCTGTTCCGCTGAACCTCGGTCTGGCGGCGGTGCTGGTCGTGCTGGCCAGCCGCCAATTCCGCACCGGAGGCGGCCATGCCGTCACTTAAGAATTTCGGTGAGGGATTGCTGCGCGGCCTCAAGGTGACGCTGAACCACGCCGGCCGTAAATGGATCACCGTGCAATACCCAGAGCAGAAGCTCAACATGTCGAGGCGGGTGCGCGGCACCGACATCATCTGGGACCGCGAGTCCTGCATCTCCTGCCGCGCCTGCGAGCGCGCCTGCCCGGTGCAATGCATTTCCATGGCGGTGTCCCGCGGCGAGGACAAGAAGCTCAAGACCGACGATATCACCATCGATTTCGGCCTGTGCATCTTCTGCGGCCTGTGCATCGAGGCCTGCCCCACCGGTATCTCGATCTACCTGGGAAATACTTACGCCAACACTAACTACCGCTGCAGCACCTTTGCCGGCGCCAAGACCGGAGCCACTCCCTCCGACGGCCGCTGCCGCGAAATAGTGCGGGCCAATGACGAACTGCTGGTCGATGATGCGGCGCGGCCCCGCTCCGGATACTACCGCCCGGAGATCGCCGCCGCTCTGCCGCCGCAGACGCTGCTCGTCAACCAAACGACCTACATTGAAGACCTGCGGAAGCGAGGCCAGAAATAATGGCCGTCGCATTTTTCGTGCTCTCTGCCGGTATCATCATCTCCGCACTGGCGGTGGTGCTGCTTAAGAACATCTTTCGCGCCTCCCTGATGCTGGTGCTGTGCTTCTTCCTGGTGGCAGGGTTGTTTGCCAGCCTTTCGGCGGATTTCCTGGCCGCCATCCAGGTACTCATCTACGTCGGCGCCATCTCGGTGCTGATAATCCTGGCCATCATGCTGACCCGGGAAATCACCCTGGGCAGCCTGACCAACAAGCAGGCCATGCCGGCGCTCCTGGGAAGCGGCTTTGTCGCCGCGGCTTTCATCTTTTCGACGCTGGCCACCGACTGGAACGTCTCTACCGCCGAGCCCGCCGAGCCGACGACGCCCATCCTGGCCAACCTGCTGTTCACCCCGGAGAACTTCATGCTGCCGCTGGAGATGGCCGCCGTGCTGATGCTGACCGCCATCATCGGCGCCATCATCCTGGTGAGGGACAAGTGATGGAAGTCGGCC
Proteins encoded in this region:
- a CDS encoding NADH-quinone oxidoreductase subunit J; translated protein: MAVAFFVLSAGIIISALAVVLLKNIFRASLMLVLCFFLVAGLFASLSADFLAAIQVLIYVGAISVLIILAIMLTREITLGSLTNKQAMPALLGSGFVAAAFIFSTLATDWNVSTAEPAEPTTPILANLLFTPENFMLPLEMAAVLMLTAIIGAIILVRDK
- the nuoH gene encoding NADH-quinone oxidoreductase subunit NuoH, giving the protein MMDWLHFGVFTLIIFVFVITGVLFFIWYERRGLGRLQLRPGPNRAGPFGLLQPLADAVKVLLKEDIVPALADKPVHFLAPMVAFVPALAVFAVVPFGDGAMLADLNIGILYIMAVSSVVVIGIFMAGWSSSNKYSLLGAMRTIAQEVSYEIPLVLSILGAVMLAGSLSLNDIVKAQNVPFALLQPLGFLIYMTAAMAEINRTPFDLLEADSEIIAGFQTEYSGMKFGLFYLTEYAETLSVSVIASTLFLGGWAGPVLPGILWLVIKVVAVFSFIMWVRATFPRLRIDQVMAFCWKFLLPLAILNLLLTAGLVLTGLNDQLWLAVPLNLGLAAVLVVLASRQFRTGGGHAVT
- the rplT gene encoding 50S ribosomal protein L20, encoding MARIKGGVSTHKRHKNILALTKGHRGQRNHIWKRAHESATHALAYAFAHRRDRKGDFRKLWIARINAAARINGLTYGRFIEGLQKSGIALNRKALADLAVNNPEAFSTLAKNSQG
- the rpmI gene encoding 50S ribosomal protein L35 codes for the protein MPKLKTHKGAQNRFKITGTGKMMRMKGLKSHLRRNKSKRARRQFDEMIPVAKVDVQRLGRLIPYGSS
- the infC gene encoding translation initiation factor IF-3, which produces MYLCFILTGGSRHIIKELRINEKILGREVRVVGESGEQLGVMTVAQAKDLARRANIDLVEVAPTSIPPVCRLMDYGKYRYEQTKKEREAKKGQKLSLLKEVRIRPKIGEHDYEAKVRSVRKQLEDGDKVKLTIMFRGREITHSELGIKILKRAAEDLTDISTVEGQPTLLGSRIHLMLLPKATNKGNKNKEGSLEDAETKNA
- a CDS encoding NADH-quinone oxidoreductase subunit B family protein; the protein is MAIENPGQPVYSDIELDAREGAIVESFFAEHQTAIPDPADWIGAPPLPDNILLTTVDKVINWSRHYSLWPVTFGLACCAIEMMCTAASRFDIARFGMEVFRASPRQADLMIIAGTLTWKMAPWLKRIYDQMPEPKWVLAMGACGTSGGIFKGSYSVVPGFNKVVPIDVYVPGCPPRPEALLQAIMEIHNKIEKMSPTRKASGV
- a CDS encoding NADH-quinone oxidoreductase subunit A, with translation MLAQFGYIGLFLIIGCAFIMVTLGIPAVLSRLTWIVPRKPTKVKLETYECGMQTTGRSWVQFNFRYYIYALMLIVMDVLAVFLYPWAASLGDLGATGFFVIAFFLVIVTVGYLYAWKKRALEWQ
- a CDS encoding NADH-quinone oxidoreductase subunit C, yielding MKDLGFIEIAIRIRERFGDGIAAADDKRLIIEPPRLAEIAAFLRDDPELNLDYLSSVTAIDHKTDFTLIYRLYSLSQNHRLTMRVPVADRVSPAVPSVTPIWRGADLQEREVFDLFGIEFSGHPNLKRLFLWEGFPGYPLRKDWVSRGP
- a CDS encoding NADH-quinone oxidoreductase subunit D; translation: MVLKTEHYVINVGPQHPSTHGVFRLRLTLDGEVIVDVEPIFGYLHRGMEKIAEGRNYTKNIPLTDRLDYLSSMINNQAYCMAVENLLNITVPERAQYIRVIMAELQRMASHLAGIGFFMNDIGAFSTPLLYMFREREKIVELFDMTCGQRLNYNYMRFGGVSMDLPDEFLPALNKLLAGMPGFIEEYDKLISTNEIVLVRAKGVGILPKELAINASAAGPVLRGSDVKWDLRKNQPYSIYDRFEFDIPTGEIGDTYDRYAVRLEEIRQSTRILKQAVKQLPAGETMAKVSKLIRPPAGETYAAVEGPKGELGFFVVADGTENPYRWHVRAPSLINLTVLKEMLLGWKVADLMAIFGSIDIVMGEVDR
- a CDS encoding NADH-quinone oxidoreductase subunit I, producing MPSLKNFGEGLLRGLKVTLNHAGRKWITVQYPEQKLNMSRRVRGTDIIWDRESCISCRACERACPVQCISMAVSRGEDKKLKTDDITIDFGLCIFCGLCIEACPTGISIYLGNTYANTNYRCSTFAGAKTGATPSDGRCREIVRANDELLVDDAARPRSGYYRPEIAAALPPQTLLVNQTTYIEDLRKRGQK